Sequence from the Streptomyces mobaraensis NBRC 13819 = DSM 40847 genome:
CCCGCACTTCGGGTACATGGTGGCCACGCCCGGACATGAACAGGTGATACGGGGCTGGGACGGGAGTACTGGGCAGATCGCATCCTTCGTGGCCGAGCACATCTTGAGGGTGGCGGCCAGCGACAGCCTGTGGTTCGGGTCCTGGATGGAGAACGGGGATCTGTACCTAGACCTCTCGGAGAACATCATCGACCGGGAGAGGGCTCTCCAGGCTGGCCGGGAACGCGGGGAGATCTCCATCTGGGACTGCGAAGCCGGAGAGGTTGTGTACCTCTGATGGGGAACGAGCTGAGCACCGTTGCGGGGATGTACAAAGGCTTGCTTCACGGGGTGGACCGCCACGGATACGCCGACGTGGAATTCCCCAACGCCCACAAGGCAACCGCCTTCGCTGCGGGGTTCATCAAGGGGCAGTCGATGATGCGCCAGGAGTGGGCGCCAGGGGTGGACGGATACAGCGTCAACCTTGATCACCCAGTGGTCTTGACCTTCAATCTCTCGTCCTTCACCAAGTCCCTGACTTCCTGACGATCTTTGATCGGACACCCGCTGTGCGGGTGGTCGGTCATGGACTGTCAGTCCAGCTCCACACCTAACAAACGTGAGGAATGAACCATGCCGTTTGCTAACGAAGTTGAGTGCAAGAGCTCCGTCTTCATCTGCCCAGACCCCGAGTGCGAAGGAGTCATGGAAGCGAACGCGATGGGCTGGCTCACCCTGGAAAAGGGCTCGGACGGCAAGCCGACGCTCTCGGTTTACGGCTTCTCTGAAGCGGACTACGCGGTCACCTGCTCGGAGTGCGGGAGTGACGGAGACGCGGAGCTTGAACAGGCCGTGGGCCAGATCATCTACGGCGATGGCACCACGGGGTGGTTCCGTGGCTGAGTACATCGTGACGCTGGTCGAGACAGCCTCGTACGAGGTGCGGGTGACGGCGGAAGACCGCGACGAGGCGCAAGAGCTGGCACTGGAAGAGTTGTGCAGCGCCGACCAGATCAACGACTACTTCGACGAATCAACGGGGTTCGAAGTGGACGGGGTTAAGAAGATCAAGACGAGGATTTTGGTGGCGGCCTGATGCTTCGGATCATGCACCTGTCGGACGTGAAGGCCGACCCCGGAACTCCCGAATGGAACCACGGGTACAGGAAGACCCGAGCCAACTTGACTCAATGGCTGGGACGGCCTGAGTCGTCGTACGACATGGTGGCTGACGCTATTCGGTGGGAGTACTGGGGTGCTCACGACGGTCGTGAGCGTGCAACGATCGCCAACACGGCCAACGCTCTCTGTCGACTCTTCAGCTCGGCGGACCCGAAGTTCGGGGACTGGGAAGCTGTCCGTTTCATGTGCCGGGCCTACGACGAATCTCGCTGCTCCCATGAGGGACGCCACGTTTGTGTCGAGCAGCTGGAAGCAGAGAAGCGAGAAACGGCGGAGCTGAGTCATGCGGCTTAACGAATGGTCGGGGACCGTCCTGTGTAGCGGTTGCAAGATGGACTTGCACGCCTACCCGGAGGACTACGAGGCCGACATCACATCGGATGTGTACTGCGGGCACTGCGAGAACGAGCACCACGAGTGTGAGGTGCCGGAACCGGTGGCCGCACTCCTCCGGGAAGCTCTGAAGCTGCACCGGGCGCGGATGAACGACGAGTACGACGATCTCAACGACCATGACGATGCGTGTGTGGAGCTGGTCTCCCAGCTAGCCGAGTACGTCTTGGAGCGGCGCGAGGCGACCGCCCACAACTAGGGACCAAGGTCCCCGCCGGCCTGGGGTGGAGTGCATCCACCGCGGGGCCACCAACGACGCAACGGAGTATGACTGTGGGACGCATGAAAGACATCGTGATCTTCGCTGATGAGCATGGCTACGACGAGGATGACGTTAAGGACTTCGCTTACGAGTGGGTACCTGTAGTCGAGACCGACCGGCCACTGTGGGCTGTGCTCAACTCGTACCGGGTTATGGATGAGCGTGATATCCACGACGGCGACACTGAAGCCTTCATGGACTACCTCCCCTTGTGTCAGTGGGATGTTGAGGAGGCCGGGACCACTTTCAAGGACAGGTACCACGGGCAGTGGGAGTCCCTGGAGGAGTACGCCCGACAGTCGCTCGATGACACTGGATTCATGGCACTGAGGACTGAGCGGACAAGTGCGTTCAGGGAAGACGTGTGGCTCTCCTATCGGGACGTGCTCAGGTTCTGCCGAGAGAACAAACTCCAGAAGCCGCCGATAGACGTAGCAGCTTGGGAGAGGCACTACAGCATCAGCCGCAATGGGCACGTCTTCCAGGCGGCAGCGTGACGGACTACGTCTTCGTGTTCATCGCCAGCAAGAACACCGCACCGCCGAGGACGCGAGTCCTGTGGCGGGTGACCCGCGACGAGGCCAAACTGATCTGCTCCGACCCTCGGACGGCGGCCAGGCTGCACATGCTGTGTTGGACGGCCAGGCCGGGGATCTGGCGGGAGGACTGGGAGTGGGTGAAGGACAACGGCAGGTACGACGATGTCCTGAGTGACCTTGGCGTTGAGCCCGCGAATGAAATGAGCTTGGCGTGAAGAAGAGCAACGCAACTCAGGAAGCGTATAGGAAGCACGAGACGACTTTGAATCAGCTGTGGATACGCAAGGCCAATCTGCCTGACTGGAAAGAGCAATTGGCGGCTATGAGTCAGCCAGCCGAGCACGTGATTGAGGAG
This genomic interval carries:
- a CDS encoding antirestriction protein ArdA, which translates into the protein MKDIVIFADEHGYDEDDVKDFAYEWVPVVETDRPLWAVLNSYRVMDERDIHDGDTEAFMDYLPLCQWDVEEAGTTFKDRYHGQWESLEEYARQSLDDTGFMALRTERTSAFREDVWLSYRDVLRFCRENKLQKPPIDVAAWERHYSISRNGHVFQAAA